Part of the Mercenaria mercenaria strain notata chromosome 8, MADL_Memer_1, whole genome shotgun sequence genome is shown below.
AGCAGAGTCCAGTCACATGACCAAAAAGGTCAATGAGATGATCAGGAGTGTCCAATTTTTGCTGCCTATGTACAATATGTATATCATTATTGCTGTAGTTTACAACCATAAATCCTTCAGGATTATCTGAATCCATTGGAGTTGCCCCACTTGCTAAAACAGACTCTTTAGTGTATGGAGGCACATTTTTGAAACCAATCTGGTGAAGAGCTACTGCAAATTCTCCAGTGACTAATATAAGATTTTTCTCCAACTGTTTCATATCTTTCTCCTTATTAGTCCAATTATCCAATGATTCTGAACAAGAAGCACCCAATTCTAAAACTGCTGGCCTCTGAATCCCCTCAACTTGAGACCCTGCCACATCGTGCCTTTCATATAAACAATCACAAATAGCTTCCCCAAATGATACTGTTTTCTCTGAGTATATTTGCTTTAAGCAATTTCTGCAAACAGGTTCATCAGCTGTAGCAATATTTACTGTTTCAGAATGGTCTTCTTCCATGTTAAGCTCAAGATCCACACAGGAATGTTCCATTTCATCATAACTACCTGTCATAGGTTTATCTGCTTTCCCCTTACATGCTGCAGCTAATAACTCTTCACTGTCACTATTTCCATCTTTAATACAGTCATTCACACCTTTATCACTATTTGAAAGTTCATCTTTTACAGCAGTTTCTTGTTCATTTGTATTTAAATCCTCAAGACATGGACTTGTGGACATAACAACATCTCTGCAATCTTTCTTGACAATGTTTGCAACAGTCAAAAACTTGATTAAACTTGCTGTTTCACTACTGAACGTGAATAAAGATTTACCAGAACTTTCCTCTACATTAAGAGCTGGGGCTGGCAAAGGCAATGGggaaaatatctctgttacctgtcaaaaatatattaaatgctTTCATACAGTGAGCCAATTCTCTAGAGAATcaaatcaaactaaaataaattatatggacAATTCTGTTAGTTCAAAATGTATTGCCTTTATTATTATAAGttatcttttcaaaatgtttcatcatTTAATTAAGAATCAGCAATTTTCATGGAGGAATTCAGTTTGGTTTTGTAGCAAATTCAATAAAGTACAGGTAACTGGACAAGTtgtatatgttatttattttcattttgcttttaaattttggaTACTTATGATGGAATACCTGACCTATTATTTATCAGACTGTAGCTAACTGTTGTATTTTCAAATTCATGTTCTTGCATACTGAAGACTTGCATAGTATAGTGCAtagtatcttttttttattttgggtgcaAGCCACTATCAGTGAGTATGGGGAGCTCAAAATCATCTCTGCTTTGATTTTGATAAACATACAATCTTTTTCTTGATTAACAATTTAAATAAAGTTGTCAAATTATTGACAAATTCATTACTGTACAACTTTTTACTTTATGAAATACTTTGGAATAAAATCACTAATTATACTTcggttaaaaattattttttatttcttagtaTATTAGAGACGAAACACCACAAAAGTATCTGCTCGCCCAGATCTGTTTCtaagctaaacaagagggtcatgatgaccctacattgctcacctgttaaacttggcctcgGAATCATCAagaaacattcttaccaagtttcatgaaaatagtgtcataaatatgacctctggagtgtaaacaggcttttcctttgatttgagcaggtgacctagtttttgaccccacatgacccagcttcagatctggcctaggaatcatcaagataaacattctggtcaagtttcatgaagatagggtcataaatgtggcctcaagagtgttaacaagcttttcctctgatctgactaggtgacctagcttttgaccccatatgacccagtatTAATCCTGGCACAGGAATCATCAAGAGAAACGTTCTGACCAAGactcatgaagatagggtcataaatgtggcctctagggtgttaacgagcttttcctttgatttgacctggtgacctaatttttgaccccacatgacccagtgtcgaacttggcctaaaaatcatcaagataaacatttctgtgcaagtctgtattaaatcaaagcataaatgaaacctctatatgactgaaagggctaaaatagaaaattttgcccatttcaggggcaataactctagaaccaatgaagGAACGTAGCcgattttcgaaaggaaccaagatcttattgtgactttgttgtgtgtaagtgtggttaaaattgaatgtaaaatgtcacttctatcgttgtcacaaggtaaaaattaataaaattggactctttcaggggtcaatcaggggccgtaactcctgaACCAATGATTGGATCTGAggaattcatcatggaatccaagacgtattgttgttgaagatattttgcaagtttgtatcaaatcaaaccataaaagaagtctctatatggttgcaaaagtCAAAACAAGAgcttcacaggagacagcgcacttgactatttcgatgctggatagtgaaattgggcacatatgaagaagctgaagctgtcactgaagtgtttaatgactcgaatgtggatgaagatattggacaatagcttaagtctcaaaacattaaatccgtataaaaggaacataattcatggaaaacttttgcaaaagtaatgcactcataaaatatttgcaccagagttactgaccttgtgtcatatgatgagaatGATGAGCTGGtaaaactaatttaagttttaatcaaattcattaagcaATGCCAAtgatacagtgaaagtgcaccacaacTAACCTGCAATTCAAaccaaaaaggggacataattcctgaaatatacagagttatggcccttgtatcatatgatgtgggtgatgatgtggtacaactattttaagtttaaatcaaatccatttggtaataacagagataaagtgaaagtgcatcaaaacgttCACCTGAAACTTTAAgcaaaaaagggggataattaaaaaaaatagtgtgcaagagttattgtccttgtgtcatatgatgtggatgatgatgtggtacaGGTGTgaccactcctgtcactgtacatggtttcatgacatggtgaaatatttttaagacatataaaacacaaacttttaagcacttttaatttttatatatattttcactaagtaaaggaccataactctggcctaagTGAGTGAATCCTGAAGAAAACACCAGGGGCACAACTTCTTATGCTATATATCAATCCTCtcatgttttatgactctatttgaaaaacttttatttttttacttagtCAAGctgaaatgtgaaataaaaaaactaaGATGCTGGATAATATTCTTAATGGTTTCACGACTCTTGGTGCAATATTTTTAagacatatgcaacacaaatcttaagcactttgtgtatttttcacctagtcaaggaccataactgtgGTCTGGCGGAGTGCAGcaagtgcacaacttcgcatgctatGTAACAATCCCctcatgctatataacaatcccctaacGTTTTATGACCctaattcaaatactttttgaaaaacaTGCGACACAATGTTGTATGCCCTTATGCATAATTTTGACAGTCAATGGTCATAAATCTGGTCTGACTGAAAGAAATCTGAAACAAAATCCCatgtgcaaaacttcacatgctgaataatattcctaagATGtgtcatgaccctaggtcaaacactttttgagatacacgtgacacaaacttttatgcccatatatacatattttgactaagtcaagggccataactctggtctggctaagTAAAATCTCTCACAAAACCCTGGCACAAACTCAGGCTccttttaagcatattttttactaagtcaagcaCCATAACTCCGGTCTGGCTATGTGAGATCCAAATTTAAACATCAGGTCACAACTTTCCacgctgaataacaatcctgtgaggtttaatgcctttgggtcaaatactttttgagatgtaCGACACAGAGACGGACATACAGACTGATCAATAATACTTTGTTTTAGACTTTTCTACCATTCTTTTtttctaccattttttttttttaataatgaaaGATGTGCATTTCTGGAAAGAGGGGACCATAAAAGGTATATAGGACATCAGATGTAATGAAGCATTACATAAAGTCAGCCTACTATGATAGAAGGAATCAGAAAATGGATTTATAGAAATATACTAGATATAGAAATGTAACCTCATGAGCTTCTATCTGTACTGTGGTAGCAAACCTGTCCAGGCTGATCTCTAGGCTTCCACCAAGAAAAGTAGTATCATCTAACCATGCTCCAAATAGCTGGGAGGGATCCATCGTCACTACACGTAATATCTCAAAATCTGTGAGCAAACAAGGGAATGAGGTATTGCCATGGAGCAAAGTATTCCTTACTGGAAGCAGACTATTTTTCTAACttgcagcatttttttttttttttttttttttttttttgatttagaGTGGGTTCGGGGTTATTCAGCCGTTTAATGAATTCAATACCATATGGGGAACATTCTAGTTTCGATTTCGTATTCTAGTGAGTCTAAATATAGATCAGACTGTCCCGCACATTTTCAGGGGTTAAAACCAGTCAATGCAAGAACTGTCTAGTATCGTCGACCCATGTTGGCCGTTTTCGATGCTGGTCGGCCACACAGTCGGGTTTCACCGGCCGtgacaaagtttttttaaaaagacaatgCTGTTTTGATAGAAAACGTAATAATTGTTTAATGAATTAAATCAAGCActcaaaattcatttgaaacatatCTACGACATAAATGCGCAGGAACATGTCACATGCTGTAAATCCTTTAAAAATCAGTGCCGAATCAATTTCAGAATGTAAGAATGTAGACAAAGTAACAGAAGTAGCATGGTCAGTATCCTTAATCATTTAAGATAGTGACCATGCTCTATGTGAAACTTCTGTTACTTTGTCTACATTCCTAAAATCTGAAAAACCTAATCAACAATAGACACACACAAATGATGTTACGTGTTCCTCATTCAATTTCAAcacaatttcacacaaatgcaACACATGCCCAGTAAACTCTGGAACACCGGATTGTTGGGTTAAAcgtacgtcacactgacacaatggCGACTCGCCTGCTTTTGATAGTGGAAAAAGGCCCCCGGGCAAAGGGCAAGTGGTTCTGTGTCAGCGACcccaaccactcggccacggaggcccgcAGCCGGCCCTTTGCACACTGGTTACTACCTAAATGCCGACTCATATATAAAAGacagaaaaataatgaaatatttttttagaattagAGTTGTCCCAAAGATTAATGTGATCGGCCCTCAATGCCCACAAACGTATTATTAGGCTAAATCTAGGCAACTCATTTGTGTAGATTTACAGATCAAAACACACAAAGTAGAAGTTATAATATGTTCTATTCATATCTGGACAAATATGTAGATCCAgtgctccggaaattttgataactcaatcggtccgaaacgaaaatcctgacatcggcgctaccccactcaccccattcccaatattacatattttgtaaaacgtgatagggtaaagaaataagcatgtcatgcattaaaactgagttaccagtcaccacGCGTTACCATGCAATGAAGAcggttattcagtgttatgtgtgatcgttactttgtttaaatttcgatgttcttccaagataatacgaggcattgacaccctgtgcgtaactagtctaaaagccaacgcacgtgacttcgctaccgtatacacggcagatattttgtgatgtttcctcattctttgacggaattctataaaatacaatgcgtcaaagtgagttacacaacacatattctctgctaaacagcctcagtatttaaagaatactctgccgcggaccgaatgtgtacgttatttgaacgctgagatcgaatttcccgcatgtatagtaccaaaacgtcacgcgggttggccacagatatttcatttcacttacgttgtacttcaataagcaactacattttattaagttatatgctctgctgatgtaaacaaaatttcattttgaaacgttttttaaaagacccatttgataaacagtgccactccggttttctttatcattcgtggttgcccatccatttttttcttttttgtacagtcgggttgcagagacgattttctgcatttgtttcaactggagccccaacaaatgaatcatgtaattttttcaaatcaagtaattataaaaattatttttatcggttttccgtgtgatgtctcattaaatcaaagacctataatgtacaattatagctctgtgattaaatgcagcgaccatttgtttgttaccgtgatcaaacatagccttttgaaataaaccatccgtcggattctaaataaaagaagtggatccccgtcgaaatgatttggatccagttaGAAaagttaggaaaccagtcaaaaatgtttaatacaccgcagtcggctgtctgcaaacattaaaggatgtgccgcgcgagcactgattgcgtcacgcgctaattacggaccgattatcaaagtgacaatcagaccgactgacacgtttattgattatctgaaggtgcgaccaacaatttcctacttggcaggtgatcgtgtattgagatatcagaccgaaatttatacttttctccatttttatgggaccgattttttttgttttttcacttcacgaatcagtctgaaaagtcaaaattcggtccaaaaccgacaaaccggcaaatttccgaa
Proteins encoded:
- the LOC123566554 gene encoding F-box/WD repeat-containing protein 5-like isoform X2; its protein translation is MPLLCIEKRRSPTELDDNDTDEEDDDRLSQDPSIWQDIPDSILLHIFSFLDVPNLGHVAQSCKTWNRVSLDESLWKDLLHSEIHVTCGQLAQRKRSWREEVKRVKYHVPTVLTETLTEHTDEVLHVSFSHNGKLFSTTSKDATLKVWAVGYPTALKYSKDFRELLAWDFTQFSSFNESDTMVLVSSVKSTHVIDRRGYMAILSLIHDFEILRVVTMDPSQLFGAWLDDTTFLGGSLEISLDRFATTVQIEAHEVTEIFSPLPLPAPALNVEESSGKSLFTFSSETASLIKFLTVANIVKKDCRDVVMSTSPCLEDLNTNEQETAVKDELSNSDKGVNDCIKDGNSDSEELLAAACKGKADKPMTGSYDEMEHSCVDLELNMEEDHSETVNIATADEPVCRNCLKQIYSEKTVSFGEAICDCLYERHDVAGSQVEGIQRPAVLELGASCSESLDNWTNKEKDMKQLEKNLILVTGEFAVALHQIGFKNVPPYTKESVLASGATPMDSDNPEGFMVVNYSNNDIHIVHRQQKLDTPDHLIDLFGHVTGLCLTPDQRYLFINCRPWVGDVDRTDPWATPDLSPNIEVRIIDLYTLKDLGVRYKGHKGFSPPNMCCFVFLDVSQDFVASGSEDARGYLWDRHYQSLLASYEHEQDK